From Streptomyces griseorubiginosus, one genomic window encodes:
- a CDS encoding glutathionylspermidine synthase family protein yields MRRHTITPRPGWQQTVESQGLIYPLTRHPDDSLRPYWDESAYYSFTLPEVEALEEVVEDLHRMCLTAADHIVTANRFADLGITDPRVAEAVAEAWHRRAELPSVYGRFDLRHDGESPAKLLEYNADTPTSLVEAASPQWFWMEERFPGADQWNSLHERLVAAWKNQAALLPPGSPLHFAHSSADELGEDLMTVAYLKETAEQAGLSTDWISMEEIGWDPLSGRFVDNQLRFIRSCFKLYPWEWLTTDRFSGHVLDTLDNGGGTGSTLWIEPAWKMLLSNKALLAILWELYPDHPNLLPAYLDGPRDLATTTGYVAKPLLGREGAGVTVHEPGTPSPLREEACCYQELAPLPDFDGNRVVLGAWVVEDESAGLGIRESSGLITDEYARFLPHVIL; encoded by the coding sequence ATGCGCCGACACACCATCACTCCGCGGCCGGGCTGGCAGCAGACCGTCGAATCCCAGGGCCTGATCTACCCCCTCACCCGCCACCCCGACGACTCCCTGCGCCCCTACTGGGACGAGAGCGCCTACTACTCCTTCACGCTCCCCGAGGTGGAGGCCCTGGAGGAGGTCGTCGAGGACCTCCACCGCATGTGCCTCACGGCCGCCGACCACATCGTCACCGCGAACCGCTTCGCCGACCTCGGCATCACCGACCCGCGCGTGGCCGAGGCGGTCGCCGAGGCCTGGCACCGGCGCGCCGAACTCCCCTCCGTCTACGGCCGCTTCGACCTCCGCCACGACGGCGAAAGCCCGGCGAAACTCCTGGAGTACAACGCCGACACCCCCACGTCCCTCGTCGAGGCCGCCTCACCCCAGTGGTTCTGGATGGAGGAACGCTTCCCGGGCGCCGACCAGTGGAACTCCCTCCACGAGCGTCTCGTCGCCGCCTGGAAGAACCAGGCCGCCCTCCTCCCGCCCGGCAGCCCCCTGCACTTCGCGCACTCCTCCGCCGACGAACTCGGCGAGGACCTCATGACGGTCGCCTACCTCAAGGAGACCGCCGAGCAGGCCGGCCTGAGCACCGACTGGATCTCCATGGAGGAGATCGGCTGGGACCCGCTCTCCGGCCGCTTCGTCGACAATCAACTCCGGTTCATCCGCAGCTGCTTCAAGCTCTACCCCTGGGAGTGGCTCACCACCGACCGCTTCTCCGGCCACGTCCTCGACACCCTCGACAACGGCGGCGGCACCGGCAGCACCCTGTGGATCGAACCCGCCTGGAAGATGCTCCTCAGCAACAAGGCGCTCCTGGCGATCCTCTGGGAGCTGTACCCGGACCACCCCAACCTCCTCCCCGCCTACCTCGACGGCCCCCGGGACCTGGCCACGACCACCGGCTACGTCGCCAAGCCCCTCCTGGGCCGCGAGGGCGCCGGAGTCACCGTCCACGAACCCGGCACGCCCTCTCCCCTCCGCGAAGAGGCCTGCTGCTACCAGGAACTCGCCCCCCTCCCCGACTTCGACGGCAACCGGGTCGTCCTGGGCGCCTGGGTCGTCGAGGACGAGTCGGCCGGCCTCGGCATCCGGGAGTCCTCCGGCTTGATCACCGACGAGTACGCCCGGTTTCTGCCGCACGTGATCCTTTGA